Proteins from a single region of Pseudomonas sp. 10S4:
- a CDS encoding NCS1 family nucleobase:cation symporter-1, whose amino-acid sequence MTEQVPNGYSPRLYNQDLGPLPQKWNWYNIFAFWMSDVHSVGGYVFAASLFALGLASWQVLIALLGGICIVQLIANLVAKPSQQAAVPYPVICRLAFGVFGANIPAVIRGLIAVAWYGIQTYLASSALIIVVLRFFPTMAAYAEPHFAGLSYLGWFGFLSLWFVQALVFWTGMESIRRFIDWAGPVVYGVMFMLAGWIVWKAGWSNISFTLAEKSLSGWEAFGQVIVATALVVSYFSGPTLNFGDFSRYCRSMKDVRRGNFWGLPVNFLAFSLVTVVIVSGTLPVFGEMLHDPIATVARIDNSVAVLLGAFAFVTATIGINIVANFVSPAFDFANVAPSKISWRAGGMIAAVASIFITPWNLFNNPDVIHYTLDVLAAFIGPLFGILLVDYYLIKKQQIDVDALFNDGPSGKYYYSGGVNWTAVKALIPATLLGVAITFTPVLQPMANFAWFTGCFLGGAIYFLLAWREQTQQAAVVATTG is encoded by the coding sequence ATGACCGAGCAAGTGCCCAACGGCTACAGCCCACGCCTGTATAACCAGGACTTGGGGCCGCTGCCGCAGAAATGGAATTGGTACAACATCTTCGCCTTCTGGATGAGCGACGTGCACAGCGTCGGTGGTTATGTGTTCGCCGCCAGCCTGTTCGCCCTCGGGCTGGCCAGTTGGCAGGTGTTGATCGCCTTGCTCGGCGGGATCTGCATCGTGCAATTGATCGCTAACCTGGTTGCCAAACCAAGCCAGCAAGCGGCGGTGCCTTACCCGGTAATTTGCCGACTCGCATTCGGGGTGTTCGGGGCGAATATTCCTGCGGTCATCCGCGGCCTTATCGCAGTCGCCTGGTATGGGATTCAGACATATTTGGCGTCTAGTGCACTGATCATCGTTGTGCTGCGGTTTTTTCCTACGATGGCGGCGTACGCCGAACCGCATTTCGCCGGTTTGTCCTACCTCGGCTGGTTCGGTTTCCTCAGCCTGTGGTTCGTTCAGGCGCTGGTGTTCTGGACCGGCATGGAATCGATCCGCCGCTTTATCGATTGGGCAGGGCCGGTGGTTTATGGCGTGATGTTCATGCTCGCGGGCTGGATCGTCTGGAAGGCTGGCTGGAGCAACATCAGCTTCACCCTCGCGGAAAAATCCCTGTCCGGCTGGGAGGCTTTCGGACAAGTCATCGTCGCGACGGCGTTGGTGGTGTCGTACTTTTCCGGGCCGACCCTGAACTTCGGTGATTTCAGTCGCTACTGCCGCAGCATGAAGGACGTGCGCCGGGGCAATTTCTGGGGCTTGCCGGTGAATTTTCTGGCGTTCTCGCTGGTGACGGTGGTCATCGTCTCCGGCACCTTGCCGGTGTTCGGTGAAATGCTCCACGACCCGATCGCCACCGTGGCCCGCATCGACAACAGCGTAGCGGTGCTGCTCGGTGCGTTTGCTTTCGTAACCGCCACCATTGGCATCAATATCGTCGCCAACTTCGTGTCCCCGGCGTTCGACTTCGCCAACGTCGCCCCGAGCAAAATCAGCTGGCGTGCCGGCGGCATGATCGCGGCGGTGGCATCGATCTTCATCACCCCGTGGAACCTGTTCAACAACCCCGACGTGATCCATTACACCCTCGATGTACTCGCGGCGTTTATCGGGCCTTTGTTCGGAATTCTGCTGGTGGATTACTACCTGATCAAAAAGCAGCAGATCGATGTGGACGCGCTGTTCAATGACGGTCCCAGCGGGAAGTATTACTACAGCGGCGGGGTCAATTGGACGGCGGTCAAGGCGCTGATTCCTGCAACGTTGTTGGGCGTGGCGATTACCTTCACCCCGGTCCTGCAACCGATGGCCAACTTCGCCTGGTTTACCGGATGCTTCCTGGGCGGGGCGATTTACTTCCTTTTGGCTTGGCGCGAGCAGACCCAGCAAGCAGCAGTGGTCGCCACGACGGGATAA
- a CDS encoding TorF family putative porin: protein MFKPSCLLLCSLLLSCPVANAQIFQRELGDFDLKLGTTPSRSMAQGLVKPASTGSFHGGLDLSHDSGFYVGQWSPSAGLTPGSNLEVDSYMGFKQPFDHTLGYEVGMIHYSYPKLDTLDSQELFGGLTFLGSRFGAAFSDDPDKQNSTVFADLGGNQPFGIGISLKYTTHQLNSPVSVDGGSVSSFNDWSLQLSRAFMGVDLNLIYSDSNLSGSECSAYSGHNSQCDGLVTLKAERSFY from the coding sequence ATGTTCAAACCCTCCTGTTTATTGCTCTGCAGCCTTCTGCTGTCGTGCCCGGTTGCCAATGCGCAAATCTTCCAGCGCGAACTGGGCGACTTCGACCTCAAACTCGGCACCACTCCCAGCCGCAGCATGGCTCAGGGGTTGGTCAAGCCCGCCAGTACCGGCTCATTCCATGGCGGCCTCGACTTGAGCCATGACAGCGGATTCTACGTCGGCCAATGGTCACCAAGCGCAGGGTTGACCCCGGGCAGTAACCTTGAAGTCGATTCCTACATGGGCTTTAAACAGCCTTTCGATCACACCCTCGGCTACGAAGTCGGCATGATCCATTACAGCTATCCAAAACTGGACACGCTCGACAGCCAGGAGCTGTTCGGTGGCTTGACCTTCCTGGGCAGCCGTTTCGGCGCAGCCTTCAGCGACGACCCGGACAAACAGAACAGCACCGTGTTTGCCGATCTGGGTGGCAATCAGCCGTTCGGAATCGGGATCAGCCTGAAATACACCACCCACCAGCTCAATTCACCGGTCTCCGTCGACGGAGGCTCGGTCAGCAGTTTCAACGATTGGTCGTTGCAACTGTCCCGTGCGTTCATGGGGGTCGACCTGAACCTGATCTACAGCGATTCCAACCTCAGCGGCAGTGAATGCTCCGCCTACTCAGGGCACAACAGCCAGTGCGATGGGCTAGTGACCCTCAAGGCTGAACGCAGCTTTTATTGA
- a CDS encoding PA1414 family protein, translated as MKEKIQNWLHDLGVALGLIEPPLQPVPIRTDDEQRRRQQRRR; from the coding sequence ATGAAAGAGAAAATCCAAAACTGGCTGCATGACCTGGGTGTCGCACTCGGTTTGATCGAACCGCCTCTGCAACCTGTGCCTATTCGCACTGACGACGAACAGCGTCGACGCCAGCAGCGCCGCCGGTAA
- a CDS encoding MFS transporter codes for MSPLIRLIASFIALMMAMGIGRFALTPQLPHLLSEGQIDLTAAGLIAAANYLGYFLGAVDAMFSRRPEQVRRRLLGGLWLCVLLTLASFWANGFWSHLLLRFGTGVASAWVLVMITALSQPLAAAAGRPRLGALVFAGPGLGIFLTGLLALGSNLLGQSSATLWLVYAAVALVMLLVILPFLPQSTAAAPTPTANTSGNQGIGRLGVIYALYGLGYIIPATFLSQMANAQFHGQWMADLFWPCFGLAAAAGVLLVSLRRHNPNATRHWLMATLWLQAAGVFACLLGSGPGLALGVILCGTPFLACMQLVMQRSRELAPHATQRNAGLLTACFAVGQLSGPLLAALSSHFSGGLQPALVIAGSGLLIAGGLLLGPLTAGRGLCANDGAPTVQR; via the coding sequence ATGTCCCCTCTGATTCGCTTAATCGCCAGCTTCATCGCCCTGATGATGGCCATGGGCATCGGGCGTTTCGCCCTGACGCCGCAACTTCCGCACCTGCTCAGCGAAGGGCAGATCGACCTGACCGCCGCCGGTCTGATTGCTGCGGCCAACTACCTCGGCTACTTCCTCGGTGCGGTGGACGCGATGTTCTCGCGCCGCCCCGAGCAAGTCCGCCGGCGCCTGCTCGGTGGCTTATGGCTCTGTGTGCTGCTGACCCTGGCGTCGTTCTGGGCCAACGGTTTCTGGTCTCATCTGCTGCTGCGCTTCGGCACCGGCGTCGCCAGCGCCTGGGTGTTGGTGATGATCACCGCATTGAGCCAGCCACTGGCAGCCGCGGCCGGTCGTCCACGGCTTGGCGCGCTGGTGTTTGCCGGACCGGGGTTGGGGATTTTTCTGACGGGGTTGCTGGCCTTGGGCTCGAACCTCCTCGGGCAATCCTCCGCGACCTTGTGGCTGGTGTATGCCGCTGTCGCGCTGGTGATGCTGCTGGTCATCCTGCCGTTCCTGCCACAATCGACTGCCGCAGCACCAACACCGACGGCCAATACATCAGGCAATCAAGGCATCGGCCGTTTAGGGGTGATCTACGCCTTGTACGGTTTGGGCTACATCATCCCGGCCACGTTTCTCTCGCAAATGGCCAACGCGCAGTTCCACGGTCAGTGGATGGCCGATCTGTTCTGGCCGTGCTTCGGTCTCGCGGCGGCGGCCGGGGTGTTGCTGGTGAGTTTGCGCCGGCACAACCCGAACGCCACGCGGCACTGGTTGATGGCGACGTTGTGGCTGCAAGCCGCTGGGGTGTTCGCCTGCTTGCTGGGCAGCGGCCCGGGCCTGGCGTTGGGCGTGATCCTCTGCGGCACGCCGTTCCTGGCCTGCATGCAATTGGTGATGCAACGCTCCCGGGAACTGGCACCCCACGCCACCCAGCGCAACGCCGGGCTGCTGACCGCGTGCTTTGCCGTGGGTCAGCTCAGCGGGCCGTTGCTGGCCGCATTGAGCAGCCATTTCAGTGGCGGTTTGCAACCCGCGCTGGTGATCGCCGGAAGCGGTTTGCTGATCGCAGGCGGTTTGCTGCTGGGCCCACTCACTGCTGGCCGAGGGCTTTGCGCAAACGACGGCGCACCCACTGTTCAGCGCTGA
- a CDS encoding DUF2177 family protein, with amino-acid sequence MKKALFAYAGTLLAFLLLDGLWLGVLMAPTYRALLGPLMLDQPLLVPAAVFYLLYVIGCVVFVVLPASTWQRAARMGALLGLVAYGTYDLSNWATLNGWSAQLAVMDMAWGTLATCIACTVGYWVARKAP; translated from the coding sequence ATGAAAAAAGCCTTGTTCGCCTACGCCGGCACCTTGCTGGCGTTTCTCCTGCTCGACGGCCTCTGGCTCGGCGTGTTGATGGCCCCGACTTACCGGGCGCTGCTCGGACCCCTGATGCTCGATCAACCGCTGCTGGTTCCGGCAGCGGTGTTCTATCTCCTTTATGTAATCGGTTGTGTGGTGTTCGTGGTATTGCCCGCGAGTACCTGGCAGCGAGCTGCGCGGATGGGCGCGTTATTGGGGTTGGTGGCTTACGGCACTTATGACTTGAGTAACTGGGCGACGCTGAACGGCTGGTCGGCGCAGTTGGCGGTGATGGATATGGCGTGGGGCACCTTGGCCACCTGCATTGCATGCACGGTCGGGTATTGGGTTGCGCGCAAGGCGCCGTGA
- the ptrR gene encoding putrescine utilization regulator PtrR: MEFSQLRIFQAVAQEGSITRAAERLHRVPSNLSTRLKQLEEQLGVELFLRERQRLQLSPAGKVLLDYTAKLFALHDEASAAVQGGQPAGDFVLGTMYSTAAIHLPGLLARYHRTYPAVNLQVQSGPSGELLEGLLTGRLDAALVDGPLELAGLDGVPFCDERLVLISEADHPPIHSALDVEGRSVFTFRQGCSYRMRLEAWFAHYHAAMGRAMEIESYPGMLACVIAGSGVALMSESMLASLPGRERVAVHPLAEPFASATTWLMWRKGMLGANLNAWLEQQQAVYPALPSQARATA; this comes from the coding sequence GTGGAATTCAGCCAATTGCGGATTTTCCAGGCTGTGGCGCAAGAGGGCTCGATCACTCGCGCTGCCGAACGCCTGCACCGGGTGCCGTCGAATCTGTCGACTCGGCTCAAACAACTGGAAGAGCAACTCGGTGTCGAACTTTTCCTTCGCGAGCGTCAGCGTTTGCAGTTGTCGCCTGCGGGAAAAGTCCTGCTGGATTACACCGCCAAGCTGTTTGCCCTGCACGACGAAGCCAGCGCGGCGGTGCAGGGCGGGCAACCGGCCGGTGACTTTGTGCTCGGCACCATGTACAGCACGGCGGCTATCCACCTTCCGGGGCTGTTGGCGCGCTATCACCGCACGTACCCGGCGGTGAACCTGCAAGTGCAGTCCGGTCCCAGCGGCGAATTGCTCGAAGGTTTGCTCACCGGGCGTCTCGATGCGGCACTGGTGGACGGTCCGCTGGAACTCGCGGGCCTCGACGGCGTGCCGTTTTGCGACGAACGGCTGGTGTTGATCAGCGAGGCCGATCACCCGCCGATCCACAGTGCGCTGGATGTGGAAGGGCGTTCAGTGTTCACCTTCCGGCAGGGTTGTTCCTACCGGATGCGCCTGGAGGCCTGGTTCGCCCATTACCACGCGGCCATGGGCCGGGCGATGGAGATCGAGTCTTATCCGGGGATGCTCGCCTGTGTGATCGCTGGCTCCGGCGTGGCGTTGATGTCGGAGTCGATGCTCGCCAGCCTGCCGGGTCGAGAAAGGGTGGCGGTGCACCCGCTGGCCGAGCCATTTGCCAGCGCCACCACGTGGCTGATGTGGCGTAAAGGCATGCTCGGGGCGAACTTGAACGCGTGGCTTGAGCAGCAGCAAGCGGTCTATCCGGCGCTGCCGAGTCAGGCTCGGGCGACGGCTTGA
- a CDS encoding DMT family transporter: MSATRRSADKFALQVMIGLCLIWGVQQVMIKWAAPDIAPVMQAAGRSGISALLVGLLICWKGGWDQVSTTWRGGLLAGALFGLEFFFISEGLQLTTAAHMSVFLYTAPIFTALGVHWLLPSERLRPVQWLGIFLAFVGIAIAFAGGVSWDNLDHRMLMGDALGVLAGASWGATTVVVRASRLSEAPVTLTLFYQLIVGFVGLLLIAILSGQVTHVSLTTVAVASVLFQGLVVSFFSYLTWFWLLRRYLAANLAVFSFMTPLFGVTFGVVLLGEDLSLNFVVGAVLVLLGITFVSAEQWVRRRLRKALGQQ; this comes from the coding sequence GTGAGCGCCACCCGGCGTAGCGCCGATAAATTTGCCCTGCAAGTGATGATCGGGCTGTGCCTGATCTGGGGCGTGCAACAAGTGATGATCAAGTGGGCAGCGCCCGACATCGCGCCGGTCATGCAGGCTGCCGGGCGCTCGGGTATTTCTGCGTTGCTTGTAGGACTTCTCATCTGCTGGAAGGGCGGTTGGGATCAGGTCAGCACAACCTGGCGCGGTGGACTACTGGCCGGTGCGCTGTTTGGCCTGGAGTTCTTCTTCATTTCCGAAGGCCTGCAACTGACCACCGCTGCGCACATGTCGGTGTTTCTCTACACCGCACCGATCTTCACCGCGTTGGGCGTTCACTGGCTGTTGCCGAGTGAGCGTTTAAGGCCGGTGCAATGGTTGGGGATTTTTCTCGCATTCGTCGGGATCGCCATCGCGTTTGCCGGCGGTGTGTCCTGGGACAACCTCGACCACCGCATGTTGATGGGCGATGCCTTGGGCGTGTTGGCCGGTGCCAGTTGGGGTGCGACCACCGTGGTGGTGCGTGCTTCGCGCCTGTCGGAAGCGCCGGTGACCCTGACCCTGTTCTATCAACTGATCGTCGGTTTTGTCGGCCTGTTGCTGATCGCCATCCTTAGCGGCCAGGTGACCCACGTCAGCCTGACCACCGTGGCGGTGGCCAGTGTGCTGTTCCAGGGCCTGGTGGTGTCGTTCTTCAGTTACCTGACCTGGTTCTGGCTGTTGCGCCGTTATCTGGCGGCCAACCTTGCGGTGTTCTCGTTTATGACGCCGCTGTTCGGCGTCACGTTCGGCGTGGTGTTGCTGGGTGAAGACCTGAGCCTCAACTTTGTGGTCGGCGCGGTGCTGGTGCTGCTCGGCATCACGTTTGTCAGCGCTGAACAGTGGGTGCGCCGTCGTTTGCGCAAAGCCCTCGGCCAGCAGTGA
- a CDS encoding S1 RNA-binding domain-containing protein, with protein sequence MALVGRYNSLQVVKHTNFGLYLDGGADGEILLPNRYIPKDIPSEDEDWLNVFVYLDSDDKLIATTETPKVQVGEFASLKVVEVNSIGVFLDWGLPKDLLLPYSEEKRQMTAGEYVVVHVYLDKHTRRITATARLDRYLDKTPASYTPGQEVDLLVAEATDMGFKAIINNKHWGLIHKNEIFKFMRAGKEEKGFIKEVRTDGKISLSLQPVGEEAATSLNSKILAKLRDNNGTLPISDKSDPTLISSMFGVSKGNFKKAIGALYKNGQIVIHADRIELS encoded by the coding sequence ATGGCTTTAGTCGGGCGCTACAACAGTTTGCAAGTGGTTAAACACACTAACTTCGGTTTATATCTGGACGGTGGCGCGGATGGTGAAATCCTTCTGCCTAATCGTTATATCCCCAAAGATATTCCCAGCGAAGATGAAGACTGGCTCAACGTTTTTGTTTATCTGGACAGCGATGACAAACTCATCGCAACTACCGAAACGCCGAAAGTTCAGGTCGGTGAATTCGCCAGTTTGAAAGTCGTTGAAGTCAACAGCATCGGCGTGTTCCTGGATTGGGGTCTGCCGAAGGACCTGTTGCTGCCGTACTCCGAAGAAAAACGCCAGATGACCGCCGGCGAATATGTGGTGGTGCACGTCTACCTCGACAAGCACACCCGCCGCATCACTGCGACCGCGCGTCTGGACCGTTACCTGGACAAGACCCCGGCCAGCTACACCCCGGGCCAGGAAGTTGATTTGCTGGTTGCCGAAGCCACGGACATGGGTTTCAAGGCAATTATCAACAACAAGCACTGGGGCCTGATTCACAAGAACGAAATCTTCAAGTTCATGCGCGCCGGTAAAGAAGAGAAGGGCTTTATCAAAGAAGTCCGTACCGACGGCAAGATCAGCCTGAGCCTGCAACCGGTCGGCGAAGAAGCCGCCACCAGCCTGAACTCGAAGATCCTCGCCAAGCTGCGCGACAACAACGGTACCTTGCCGATCAGCGACAAGAGCGATCCGACCCTGATCAGCAGTATGTTCGGCGTCAGCAAAGGCAACTTCAAGAAGGCTATCGGCGCGTTGTACAAGAACGGCCAGATCGTCATTCATGCGGATCGCATTGAACTAAGCTGA
- a CDS encoding DUF899 domain-containing protein, with translation MNIQNHPVVSREEWLAARKQHLANEKAFTKERDKLSAERRALPWVKIDKDYRFQSTHGEQKLADLFGGRNQLVIYHFMFAPGWDEGCPGCSFLSDHIDGANQHLAHHDVAVVAVSHAPLAEFQAFKQRMGWKFDWVSSENSDFNYDFGVSARAEEVAAGTATYNYEKSDGAEEELPGLSVFYRNDAGDIFHTYSTYARGLDMLVGAYNYLDLTPKGRNEEEIMEWVRHHDRYESKSPSSCCHGG, from the coding sequence ATGAACATTCAGAATCATCCGGTCGTATCGCGAGAAGAATGGCTCGCCGCCCGCAAACAACACCTGGCCAACGAAAAAGCCTTCACCAAGGAACGCGACAAACTCAGCGCTGAGCGTCGCGCCCTGCCCTGGGTGAAAATCGACAAGGACTACCGCTTTCAAAGCACCCATGGCGAACAGAAACTGGCCGACCTGTTCGGCGGTCGCAACCAGTTGGTCATCTACCACTTCATGTTCGCCCCAGGCTGGGATGAAGGCTGCCCCGGTTGCTCGTTTTTGTCCGACCACATCGACGGTGCCAACCAGCACCTGGCCCATCATGACGTGGCAGTAGTGGCGGTTTCCCACGCACCGCTCGCCGAATTCCAGGCCTTCAAGCAACGCATGGGCTGGAAGTTCGACTGGGTATCGTCCGAAAACAGCGACTTCAACTACGACTTTGGCGTGTCGGCCCGAGCCGAAGAGGTCGCCGCAGGCACGGCTACCTACAACTACGAAAAATCCGACGGTGCCGAAGAAGAACTCCCCGGCCTCAGCGTGTTTTATCGAAACGACGCCGGCGACATCTTCCACACCTATTCCACCTACGCCCGGGGCCTGGACATGTTGGTGGGCGCCTACAACTACCTGGACCTCACGCCCAAGGGCCGCAATGAAGAGGAAATCATGGAGTGGGTGAGGCATCACGATCGGTATGAAAGCAAATCGCCCTCTAGCTGCTGTCATGGGGGATAA
- a CDS encoding DUF6279 family lipoprotein: MSRWFKHIAVLITLSLALGACSRVGLAYRNLDVIIPWTLSDYLDMNGEQKGWFNERLKEHLSWHCTTQLPGYLDWLDRLQAMVETNQVTDEALQARTQEAKKAIAQTAREITPSAIELLQGLDDQQVAEMNDAFAKDQRKRQEEYLKPSLDQQIKERGVRMNKRLNDWLGPLNPSQQQRVVAWSNALGDQNQQWIANRVHWQKQFSAAVAQRHSPEFPQRIETLLVNRESLWTADYRLAYANTEAQARGLLVDLMAESTPAQRQRLLKKIDGVRKDFTDLKCLKAVQQG, translated from the coding sequence ATGTCGCGCTGGTTTAAACACATTGCCGTCCTGATTACCCTCTCCCTCGCCCTCGGCGCATGTAGCCGCGTGGGGCTGGCGTACCGCAATCTCGACGTGATCATTCCGTGGACGCTCAGCGACTATCTGGACATGAACGGCGAGCAAAAAGGCTGGTTCAACGAGCGCCTCAAGGAGCATCTGAGCTGGCACTGCACGACCCAACTGCCGGGCTACCTGGATTGGCTGGACCGTTTGCAGGCCATGGTCGAGACCAATCAAGTCACTGACGAAGCGCTGCAGGCCCGCACCCAGGAAGCCAAAAAAGCCATCGCCCAGACCGCTCGGGAAATAACCCCATCCGCCATCGAGTTGTTGCAGGGGCTGGATGACCAGCAGGTGGCGGAGATGAACGATGCCTTCGCCAAGGACCAGCGCAAACGTCAGGAGGAATACCTCAAGCCGTCCCTTGATCAGCAAATCAAGGAGCGTGGCGTGCGCATGAACAAACGTCTGAACGACTGGCTCGGCCCGCTCAACCCCAGTCAGCAACAACGGGTTGTGGCCTGGTCGAACGCCTTGGGTGACCAGAATCAGCAATGGATCGCCAACCGTGTCCATTGGCAAAAACAGTTCAGTGCGGCAGTCGCGCAGCGCCATAGTCCAGAATTCCCACAGCGAATCGAGACACTTCTGGTCAATCGCGAGAGTTTGTGGACAGCGGATTACCGCTTGGCCTACGCCAACACCGAGGCTCAAGCGCGGGGGTTGCTGGTGGATTTGATGGCCGAGAGCACACCGGCTCAGCGTCAGCGGTTGTTGAAGAAGATTGATGGGGTAAGGAAGGACTTCACTGATTTGAAATGTTTGAAGGCGGTGCAGCAGGGGTAA